The [Pantoea] beijingensis genomic sequence GATACCAGTGCGTTGGCTTGGCTTATTGAACGTGGTATTCGCGTCATCGGCACCGATGCTTTCAGCTTTGACCGCCCATTCTGTGAAATGATTGCTGATTATAAGCACTCGGGAAATAAAGATGTTTTATGGCCTGCCCACTTTTTTGGCAGGGATCATGAGTATTTGCAGATCGAGCGCTTAGGTAATCTTGAAGAGTTACCAAGTACTACCGGATTCCAGATTTGTTGTTTCCCAATCAAGTTGGAAAATGCCGATGCTGCATGGAGTCGGGTAGTAGCTATTATTGATTGAGGAAAGTATTAGCTAACGTGTAAATGAATTTTAAAAATCGAGAATTGCAATGACTGCGATAAATAATGAAGATGTAATGCAGATGAAGCCTTATCCAAAAAAATGCTATTTACCTTTTGTTTTATATCCACCAGGTATGCATAAAAATATGGAGGGTGGTGATTTTGTCACCAATCACATTAATATGGATCAAGAGGGTGTTGATTTTACGCTATATATAGGAGTGCCATTTTGTCGTACCCGATGTAAATCGTGCCCTTATTTTATTAAGATATTGCCAGAGAATGATAAACATAATCGTGAAGATAGCTATGTTGATGCTTTACTCAAAGATATGAAGAAATGGTCGGCTTTTAGAAAATTTGGTGAGGGTACGCTAAAAAGTATTTTCATAGGTGGAGGGACAGGGAGTATTTTAAAAACAATCAATCTAAAACGCATTGTTGATGCTGTATTTGAGAATTTTAAAGTTGATACAGATTACGAATTTACCCTGGAAGGTAATGCCCGTGACTTTGATGATGAAAAAATAGCTTATGTCGCAGGTTCACGTATTAATCGCTTGAGCTTGGGGGTACAGTCTTTCCACCCAGAGATCTTGGCGGTAGTAGGTTCACCCCATGCGGCACAGGACAGCGCGAGAGTTATCCGGGCGTTCCAGGAGCGAGGATTGACTAATATTCAAATGGATTTGATGTATAACATGCCGGGCCATACATTGGATATTTGGAAAAGCGATCTAAAAACGCTCAATGAACTGGGGGTACCACACTTTACCATTTATTTGTACCGGATCCATAATGATACACCGCAAAGCCAACTGATCAATCGTGGAAAAATTCAACCACCGGTAAATCCGGAAAATACGATGGTTAAGGCCATGTATCGTGAAGCGAAAAAAATGGCTGAGGATATGGGGTATCAGATGTATATGATGGACCATTTTTGTAAGCCGGGTTATGAAAATAAATATAATCACTCAAATTGGAAGGTTGATAATGAAACCTTGGCCATTGGCCCAGGCTCATACAGTTACTTTGACGGTTATCGCCTTGGCACTGAGTCTGATGTAGAAAAGTATATTGAATACGTAAATCGGGGGGAATTTCTCATAAGTTCTGTAACGGATCTTATGTCCGGGCGTGTACAACGTGAGCGGCATGTTGTCTTTGCCCTGGTCTATTTCAAAATAGAATATAAATTTTACCGAAATAAATTCGGCACGGATTTTCTTGACGATTTTTCTGAAGAGATTAGACGATTAGAACGTAAAGGATTGGTCGAGTTAACAGATGATTGCATGCAGCTTACTGAGCTTGGTTTAATCTGGCATGCAAACGTGATTCTGGAATTCTTTAACCCTGCATTTTGGGGAGACACAGATTCTCTAAATGAGAAAAACTGGTCACTGAATGGAGTTATGGTGGAAGTTGGATCGCGTGAGCGCTCATATTGGTTGGGAGATAAAAATGATATCTCCCCCTTATTTTAAGTTAATAATGCAAAGGAAATAGACTATGTCTCAGAATGTTAAATTTATCGCCTCGTATCAAGCAACAACTCATGCTTCAGTAGACAATG encodes the following:
- a CDS encoding coproporphyrinogen-III oxidase family protein, whose translation is MTAINNEDVMQMKPYPKKCYLPFVLYPPGMHKNMEGGDFVTNHINMDQEGVDFTLYIGVPFCRTRCKSCPYFIKILPENDKHNREDSYVDALLKDMKKWSAFRKFGEGTLKSIFIGGGTGSILKTINLKRIVDAVFENFKVDTDYEFTLEGNARDFDDEKIAYVAGSRINRLSLGVQSFHPEILAVVGSPHAAQDSARVIRAFQERGLTNIQMDLMYNMPGHTLDIWKSDLKTLNELGVPHFTIYLYRIHNDTPQSQLINRGKIQPPVNPENTMVKAMYREAKKMAEDMGYQMYMMDHFCKPGYENKYNHSNWKVDNETLAIGPGSYSYFDGYRLGTESDVEKYIEYVNRGEFLISSVTDLMSGRVQRERHVVFALVYFKIEYKFYRNKFGTDFLDDFSEEIRRLERKGLVELTDDCMQLTELGLIWHANVILEFFNPAFWGDTDSLNEKNWSLNGVMVEVGSRERSYWLGDKNDISPLF